One window from the genome of Micrococcales bacterium encodes:
- a CDS encoding extracellular solute-binding protein: MTSLRQRSKTGLAILATVALAGTAGLAACGSDNGGGSGKTEINALFMKQAGYSEEQIGSMIDQFEKENPDITVKPTFVAYEALHDKIVTSAPAGTFDVVLIDVIWPAEFATNGTVLDVTDRYPANWENDMLGGAFTTAKFDDKFWGVPWGPSTKYFYYNQEMVEAVGATEADLDTWDGVLATAKKIKDKGLAQYPLAWSWAQAEAAVCDYGQMLGAFGGQFTDASGELAVNQGAGVEALQWMKQTLDDGLSNPGSMTFLEDDVQKTMAQGETAFSLNWESTFADLQDPDQSTVAGKIGLLPTPKGPGGDRPGINGAMALSITAKSKHVDEAWTFIEFVTSQQIQDQYPTGWMPNWKSSYDDPAITSQAPELFQAAPEALAALILRPTVPNYNSASAALQVELQNALTGAKDPQKAMDDAVAAAK; encoded by the coding sequence ATGACATCGCTGCGCCAAAGATCAAAAACCGGTTTGGCCATTTTGGCAACCGTGGCTCTGGCCGGAACGGCCGGCCTGGCCGCCTGTGGTTCTGATAACGGCGGGGGCTCGGGTAAGACCGAGATCAACGCCCTGTTCATGAAACAAGCCGGCTACTCCGAAGAGCAAATCGGTTCGATGATCGATCAGTTTGAGAAAGAAAACCCCGATATCACGGTCAAGCCGACCTTCGTGGCCTACGAAGCACTGCATGACAAGATCGTCACCTCGGCTCCAGCCGGCACCTTTGACGTGGTTCTGATCGACGTGATTTGGCCGGCCGAATTCGCTACCAACGGCACTGTGCTTGACGTAACCGACCGCTACCCGGCCAACTGGGAGAACGACATGCTGGGTGGCGCCTTCACCACGGCCAAGTTCGACGACAAGTTCTGGGGTGTGCCTTGGGGGCCCTCGACCAAATACTTCTATTACAACCAGGAAATGGTTGAGGCCGTCGGTGCCACTGAAGCTGACCTCGACACCTGGGACGGTGTGCTAGCCACGGCCAAGAAGATCAAAGACAAGGGTCTAGCTCAGTATCCGCTGGCCTGGTCCTGGGCTCAAGCCGAGGCTGCAGTTTGTGACTATGGCCAAATGCTGGGTGCCTTTGGTGGTCAGTTCACCGATGCCAGCGGCGAGTTGGCGGTGAACCAGGGTGCTGGTGTCGAGGCCTTGCAGTGGATGAAGCAGACACTCGACGATGGCTTGTCCAACCCGGGGTCGATGACCTTCCTGGAAGATGACGTCCAAAAGACCATGGCCCAAGGTGAAACCGCCTTCTCGCTCAACTGGGAATCCACCTTTGCCGATCTGCAGGATCCTGATCAGTCCACGGTGGCCGGCAAGATCGGGCTGTTGCCCACACCTAAGGGCCCAGGCGGTGACCGGCCCGGGATAAACGGCGCCATGGCCTTGTCGATCACGGCCAAGTCCAAGCATGTTGACGAGGCCTGGACCTTCATCGAGTTCGTCACCAGCCAGCAAATCCAGGACCAGTATCCAACCGGTTGGATGCCAAACTGGAAATCCAGCTACGACGACCCGGCCATCACTTCGCAGGCACCAGAGCTGTTCCAGGCCGCGCCGGAGGCCCTGGCCGCGCTGATACTGCGGCCTACTGTGCCCAACTACAACTCGGCATCGGCCGCTTTGCAGGTCGAACTGCAAAACGCCCTGACCGGGGCCAAGGACCCGCAAAAGGCGATGGATGACGCGGTGGCAGCGGCCAAGTAG
- a CDS encoding sugar ABC transporter permease, with translation MTKAAGSSKALAGLGQVKRSAASRAQGRMATWLLLPAAAVVFGVVVYPIFRTGQMSVTNVTSAMQTEADFVGLANFSKAIKDPSFWSALGRTLYFTVVSTGIELVLGLALAGLLNAKIRGRWLLRTIVVIPWAIPTVVAGALWKGIFNAQYGSFNALLSQIGLIDDYKVWLGSPFLALNMVMAADIWKTVPVVAFMLLAGLTSIPTEVYEAGRIDGAGSFRTLWSITLPLLVPSISIVMVYRIIEAFKVFDIIYAMTRGGPADGTKTIAYFTYTTAFSDQQYGVGSALSYLIVGAIAILSALYLRALRRSEMSLL, from the coding sequence ATGACCAAGGCAGCCGGTAGCAGCAAGGCACTCGCTGGCCTAGGGCAGGTCAAGCGTAGCGCCGCTAGCCGGGCCCAAGGCCGGATGGCGACCTGGCTGTTGCTACCGGCTGCCGCGGTGGTCTTTGGTGTGGTGGTCTACCCGATCTTCCGCACCGGCCAAATGTCGGTCACCAACGTCACCTCGGCCATGCAAACCGAGGCCGATTTCGTTGGCCTGGCCAACTTCTCAAAGGCAATCAAGGATCCCAGCTTTTGGTCTGCCTTGGGCCGCACGCTCTATTTCACCGTCGTCTCCACCGGCATTGAGCTGGTTCTGGGCTTGGCGTTGGCCGGGCTCCTAAACGCCAAAATCAGGGGACGGTGGCTGCTTCGCACCATCGTGGTAATCCCTTGGGCCATCCCCACGGTCGTGGCCGGCGCCTTGTGGAAAGGCATCTTCAACGCCCAATACGGCTCGTTCAACGCCTTGCTCAGTCAGATCGGCCTGATCGACGACTACAAGGTCTGGCTCGGTTCGCCGTTTCTGGCGCTCAACATGGTCATGGCGGCCGACATCTGGAAAACCGTGCCAGTGGTGGCATTCATGCTCTTGGCCGGGTTGACTTCGATTCCAACTGAGGTTTACGAGGCTGGCCGGATCGACGGGGCAGGGTCATTTAGGACACTCTGGTCCATCACCCTGCCGTTGCTGGTGCCATCCATTTCGATTGTGATGGTCTACCGAATAATCGAAGCCTTCAAGGTGTTCGACATCATCTACGCCATGACCCGGGGTGGCCCGGCCGACGGCACCAAGACAATTGCCTATTTCACTTACACCACGGCCTTTTCCGACCAGCAGTATGGTGTCGGTTCGGCTTTGTCCTACCTGATTGTTGGGGCCATTGCCATCCTCTCGGCGTTGTACCTCAGGGCGCTGCGACGCAGCGAGATGAGCCTGTTATGA